The nucleotide window CCAGATCGTGCACCACCTCACGAAGAAATTCGCTCCGTCGCAAGAGCGGCTCTAATAGAACAATGCGGAGATCCGGTCGCGCAATCGCCAGCGCCACCCCGGGTAACCCTGCTCCACTCCCGACGTCTACGACTCGATCTCCCGGATCGAGGAGTTCGCCGATCGCGGCGGAATTCAGCAGGTGCCGCTCCCACAGCCGACCCACCTCCCGCGGTCCCAGTAGTCCGCGTTCGACCCCGGCACCCGCCAACAGGTCGGCGTATCGCTGCGCCAGCTGCACACGACTGCCGAAAACGGCGGCGGCGGACAACGCGGTGCCTGCACTCCCCGGAGCGGTCTCGCTCGGCTCCGAAGACCCGCCATGTTTCACGTGAAACATTCTCCGCTCATCCAATACTTGTTCCCACGCATAACAGGCGTGGATTACACGACTGTTATTCGTCGGGCGTCAGTCACGTCGCGGTCGCGGTTCGCGCACAGATCAGTCACGCAAGACGACAACGCGCCGAGACGGCTCTACGCCTTCGCTCTCGCTGTGCACCCCGGATACCGCGGCCACCGCATCGTGCACGATCTTGCGCTCAAACGGCGTCATCGGCGCCAGTTCCTCGCGTTGACCAGAGTCGGCCACGCGACGCGCCACCTTGTCTCCCAGCGCCGCCAGTTCTTCGCGACGGCGCCGCCGCCAGCTGGCGATGTCGAGCATCAGTCGACTGCGCACACCCGTCTTCTGATGCACCGCCAGGCGGGTGAGTTCCTGCA belongs to Mycobacterium basiliense and includes:
- the rsmG gene encoding 16S rRNA (guanine(527)-N(7))-methyltransferase RsmG; its protein translation is MFHVKHGGSSEPSETAPGSAGTALSAAAVFGSRVQLAQRYADLLAGAGVERGLLGPREVGRLWERHLLNSAAIGELLDPGDRVVDVGSGAGLPGVALAIARPDLRIVLLEPLLRRSEFLREVVHDLGLTVEVVRGRAEDRAVQKALGDSDAAVSRAVAALDKLTKWSMPLVRLDGRMLAIKGERAAEEVREHRRVMAASGAVDVRVVTCGANYLRPPATVVVARRGKPPRRRPPRIADRGAI